Proteins from one Chroococcidiopsis sp. CCMEE 29 genomic window:
- a CDS encoding SufE family protein, with the protein MSPSSTPLPTSLARIVERFQRLSSPKQRYEQLLWYCKRLQPMPELAKVSENKVPGCASQVYINARLEQGKVWFQGDSDSQLVKGLVALLIEGLNGLTPAEILQVSPDFIQDTGLNVSLTPSRANGFYNIFKTMQKKALEYQLAMSAQSLN; encoded by the coding sequence ATGTCACCCAGTTCAACTCCCTTGCCAACGTCTTTAGCACGCATTGTTGAACGCTTTCAGCGGCTTTCTAGCCCGAAGCAGCGCTACGAGCAGTTGCTCTGGTATTGCAAGCGACTCCAACCCATGCCGGAACTGGCTAAAGTGTCAGAAAACAAGGTTCCTGGTTGTGCTTCCCAGGTCTATATCAATGCCAGGCTGGAGCAAGGAAAAGTTTGGTTTCAAGGTGATTCCGATTCCCAATTGGTTAAAGGTTTAGTCGCGCTATTGATTGAAGGTTTGAATGGACTCACGCCAGCAGAAATTTTGCAAGTATCGCCAGACTTTATTCAAGATACTGGGTTGAACGTGAGCTTGACACCTTCGCGCGCTAATGGGTTTTACAACATTTTCAAAACAATGCAGAAAAAGGCACTGGAATACCAGTTAGCAATGTCTGCTCAATCGCTCAACTAA